One segment of Virgibacillus doumboii DNA contains the following:
- a CDS encoding DUF2188 domain-containing protein has translation MSWTTNNYPSSLKNLDYAVRKKAIDIANAMVDEGYDENRAIPIATRQAKEWYENASSEEIQKFENQGNPVQRSEQDKKYESRPELLDQGEHIVPHDNGWAVQAKDAKQPSDVFEKKSDAVERGKEIARNKGSDITIHRSDGAVERHFSEA, from the coding sequence TTGTCCTGGACGACGAATAATTATCCCAGTTCGTTAAAAAATCTGGATTATGCGGTACGAAAAAAGGCGATTGATATTGCCAATGCAATGGTTGATGAAGGGTATGATGAGAATCGGGCAATTCCAATCGCAACCCGGCAGGCAAAAGAGTGGTATGAAAATGCCAGCAGTGAAGAAATTCAAAAGTTTGAAAATCAGGGTAATCCAGTGCAACGGTCTGAGCAGGATAAAAAATATGAAAGCCGTCCGGAGCTCCTGGATCAAGGCGAGCATATTGTCCCTCATGATAATGGCTGGGCGGTTCAGGCAAAAGACGCCAAACAGCCAAGTGATGTATTTGAAAAGAAATCGGATGCTGTTGAACGCGGGAAGGAAATTGCCCGGAATAAAGGTTCCGATATCACGATTCACCGGTCTGATGGAGCGGTCGAAAGGCATTTTTCAGAAGCCTGA
- a CDS encoding transporter substrate-binding domain-containing protein, protein MKLSYVKIIGFILLISLLAACGSNNESDADADASSDDSEKKETLKMATSADFPPFESRDPEGNFEGFDIDLAHKIADELGYELKIEDMKFDGLIGALQSKRVDMVMAGMSTTEKRRKNVDFSIEYNRSGEMFISKPDSNIGSLEDLEGKMIGVQLGTIQEEGAEVLSKEHGFEVKKVDNANILIQELKSGRIDAAYMDKSVALGYIEEQGFAGFDDPTTSSPGMAVAFPKGSELVDDVNKVLEKLKENGEMQKLKDKWLAEQ, encoded by the coding sequence ATGAAACTATCATATGTAAAGATAATTGGATTCATATTACTTATTAGCCTGCTGGCAGCTTGCGGAAGCAACAATGAATCAGATGCGGATGCTGACGCTTCCTCAGATGATTCCGAAAAAAAAGAAACGTTGAAAATGGCAACCTCAGCTGACTTTCCGCCATTTGAGTCAAGAGACCCCGAGGGAAATTTTGAAGGATTTGATATCGATCTGGCCCATAAGATTGCAGATGAACTTGGGTATGAACTGAAAATAGAGGACATGAAATTTGATGGATTAATCGGGGCACTGCAGTCTAAACGTGTTGACATGGTTATGGCCGGAATGAGTACGACAGAAAAGCGCAGAAAGAATGTGGACTTTTCAATTGAGTATAACCGTTCAGGTGAAATGTTTATCAGTAAACCCGATTCTAATATTGGAAGTTTAGAAGACTTGGAAGGCAAAATGATAGGTGTACAATTAGGCACCATTCAGGAAGAGGGTGCTGAAGTACTAAGTAAAGAACACGGATTTGAAGTCAAAAAAGTCGACAATGCAAATATTTTAATTCAGGAATTAAAGTCAGGTCGGATTGATGCTGCATATATGGATAAATCAGTTGCCCTTGGCTATATAGAAGAACAGGGATTTGCAGGATTTGATGATCCAACTACCAGCTCTCCCGGCATGGCAGTTGCATTTCCTAAGGGAAGTGAGCTTGTAGATGACGTTAATAAGGTTCTAGAAAAGCTTAAAGAAAATGGTGAAATGCAGAAACTGAAAGACAAATGGCTGGCAGAACAATAA
- a CDS encoding amino acid ABC transporter permease has translation MNLDFSQIVPYIPFILEGIWATLKFVSVSIIAGFILGTILAIFKIGKVTFLKRFADVYTSIFRGTPLILQLMIIYFAVPQLTGYDIPEFLTAVLAFGLNSAAYVSEIIRAGIMAVDKGQTEAAEALGVSYQPMMLNIILPQAIKNILPALMNEFITLTKESAIVSTIGYLGLMRRAQIVGADIYRNFEPLLLAGLIYWVMVYILTLLGKVAERRLRHSD, from the coding sequence ATGAATTTGGATTTTAGCCAAATCGTGCCTTATATTCCTTTTATACTGGAAGGGATATGGGCTACATTAAAATTTGTAAGTGTATCAATCATTGCAGGGTTTATCCTTGGCACGATTCTGGCAATCTTCAAAATAGGTAAGGTTACTTTCCTGAAGAGATTTGCCGATGTATATACATCGATTTTCCGTGGAACACCACTGATTTTACAACTGATGATTATCTATTTTGCCGTACCACAACTGACCGGCTACGATATCCCGGAGTTTTTAACAGCAGTACTGGCATTTGGATTAAATTCCGCTGCATATGTTTCGGAAATTATCCGGGCAGGCATTATGGCGGTGGATAAAGGACAAACGGAAGCGGCCGAAGCATTGGGAGTATCCTATCAACCAATGATGCTGAATATCATACTGCCGCAAGCAATTAAAAATATCCTGCCGGCACTAATGAACGAATTTATTACATTAACCAAAGAATCTGCAATCGTGTCTACCATCGGTTACCTGGGTTTAATGCGCAGAGCACAAATAGTTGGTGCGGATATTTACCGGAACTTTGAACCACTGCTCCTCGCCGGATTAATTTACTGGGTTATGGTTTATATTCTTACCTTACTTGGCAAAGTTGCAGAACGGAGGCTGAGACACAGTGATTAA